The following proteins come from a genomic window of Salvia hispanica cultivar TCC Black 2014 chromosome 4, UniMelb_Shisp_WGS_1.0, whole genome shotgun sequence:
- the LOC125220930 gene encoding uncharacterized protein LOC125220930, whose product MFDEYLHVGDTTGRECLKKFCKLVVEAFGYTYLRRPTANDCQSLMRMHETVHGFPGMLGSIDCMHWQWKNCPMAWRGQFTSGYKGNHPTMILEAVADHRLWIWHEYFSVVGSNNDINRRVLFAAKQESARKDVERAFGVLQSRWAIVKGPTRFWYKEVIADVMYACIIMHNMRVEQERGHATDWVDDEAGSSSSTTISLVTRGLPMGFGAVLQRHASMRNQQDHTQLMTDMIEEVWNRNRRR is encoded by the exons atgttcgacgagtaccttcacGTCGGGGATACAACTGGCCGCGAATGTCTCAAGAAATTTTGTAAGTTAGTTGTGGAGGCTTTTGGCTACACATATTTGCGACGCCCGACTGCTAATGATTGTCAGAGCCTGATGCGGATGCACGAGACGGTGCACGGCTTCCCTGGGATGCTAGGGAGCATCGACTGTATGCACtggcagtggaagaactgcccgATGGCGtggagaggccaatttacTAGCGGCTACAAGGGCAAccacccgacgatgatcctAGAAGCCGTCGCTGACCACCGCCTCTGGATCTGGCATGAATACTTTAGTGTAgtcgggtcgaacaacgacatcaat AGGAGAGTCTTGTTTGCGGCAAAGCAGGAGTCCGCgcggaaggatgtggagcgggcttttggggtgctccaatcgcggtgGGCAATCGTGAAAGGTCCGACGCGTTTCTGGTATAAGGAAGTCATCGCCGacgtcatgtatgcgtgcatcatcatgcataacatgagaGTCGAACAAGAACGTGGACATGCCACCGATTGGGTGGATGATGAAGCCGGATCTAGCTCCAGCACGACGATCTCGCTTGTCACTCGAGGATTACCGATGGGCTTCGGTGCGGTTCTACAGCGACATGCCTCAATGCGCAACCAACAAGACCATACACAGCTCATGaccgacatgattgaagaagtttggaaccGCAACCGCCGCCGTTGA
- the LOC125217833 gene encoding uncharacterized protein LOC125217833 produces the protein MKYRIAGVYKAAFFYRRKWIREMDTLLLSTMVNMRGGWEWDDDCGSEEVLHILRGVINPPFGAELSTEDIAVRVKLMKARHLTFKKVMRTNRAYWNMKDKVVSADESTWKLIFQAHINPLINILLCSYCVN, from the exons ATGAAGTATCGAATTGCTGGTGTATATAAG GCAGCTTTCTTCTACCGGAGGAAGTGGATTCGAGAGATGGATACCCTCCTTCTCTCGACTATGGTTAATATGAGGGGTGGTTGGGAATGGGACGACGATTGCGGTTCTGAGGAAGTGCTTCACATTCTCCGTGGAGTGATCAACCCTCCTTTCGGCGCTGAGCTTTCTACCGAAGATATAGCCGTTCGAGTGAAACTAATGAAGGCCCGACACTTGACGTTCAAGAAAGTTATGAGGACGAACCGAGCATATTGGAATATGAAAGACAAGGTAGTGTCAGCCGACGAGTCGACATGGAAGCTGATTTTCCAGGCACATATAAATCCTCTCATCAatatattgttgtgtagttattgtgttaattaa